Proteins from one Pithys albifrons albifrons isolate INPA30051 chromosome 2, PitAlb_v1, whole genome shotgun sequence genomic window:
- the ARHGEF33 gene encoding rho guanine nucleotide exchange factor 33 codes for MDSNKHEGGTESVPVSTPATQISQLQALASELKAGFTEAMQELSRIQHGEYALEEKVKSCRCAMEEKVAEMKNSLNTFKEELSDAKSMIEEISAKQEEMQQKIEQLQQEKRRESRKVKAKRAQKDDHGSQTVPTPLQGSPFRSINLPEPVLINEDFTSLLHNVTYEKVSDTRIMPMGEGGVKVIAGPGAAIETDDSLKPSLTTEGQSKMHLPSTVWKQPKDTKDWGDEYISKEQPERGKDMGQSRYSSADNIICEPSLAAKRQNIALELLESERKYVINLSLILKIKATLQGPDVKRSTKERSFFPNSLRFLVQQHVDLLHALQERVLSWPRQGILGDIFLKLTNDENNFLDYYVAYLRDLPECISLIHVVILKEVEEEIKSDLYILFFHIVQRIPEYLIHLQNVLKFTEQEHPDYYLLLVCVQRLRVFISHYSLLFQCNEDLLIQKRKKLKNTTMDFSSLRSSLVKLYKGLTSQCTSQEVSPTPSAASIRDSGIHTEETIQSFPPAPSSGTTTPHLMPQMKKPQPTVMENIQAVKPPDWEMESRKHERPENILASSQLTEQELKALTAPLQSIPEMEYEAPPADAVGNTERAIRTSVELLQDARNFAPSYEEFDYPGEVFTMPGPYEDDTFQNLGLFENCSPASSESSLDICFLRPVNFTSEPERTDHALQPLPKSCTPVSSSTYKREMFHSKGKQLSRSLKELPRSAEGVSTRLYSTRSSSGSRLQQKQERNVQPHMISASSRSSQRSYFPPQRGAGEKPSFLEELHAEDNTRFCQKDDNEQTSFSDHNPRQPKGGFRSSFRKLFKKK; via the exons TTGCAGGCATTAGCCTCTGAGTTGAAGGCAGGTTTCACAGAAGCAATGCAGGAGCTGTCACGAATCCAGCATGGCGAGTATGCCCTGGAAGAGAAGGTCAAAAGCTGCCGTTGTGCCATGGAAGAGAAAGTGGCTGAGATGAAGAATTCCCTCAACACATTCAAG GAGGAGCTCAGCGATGCAAAGTCAATGATTGAAGAGATCAGTGCCAAGCAGGAGGAAATGCAACAGAAAattgagcagctgcagcaagagaAGCGTCGGGAATCACGGAAAGTGAAAGCTAA AAGAGCACAGAAGGATGATCATGGGTCACAGACAGTACCAACACCTCTCCAGGGCAGCCCATTTCGATCCATTAACCTCCCAGAACCTGTGCTGATTAATGAAGATTTTACAAGTCTTTTACACAACGTGACTTATGAAAAAG TGTCTGACACCAGGATCATGCCAATGGGAGAAGGAGGTGTGAAAGTCATAGCAGGTCCAG GAGCAGCCATAGAGACAGATGACAGCCTCAAGCCTTCCTTGACAACAGAGGGGCAGTCGAAAATGCATCTGCCATCAACAGTATGGAAGCAGCCCAAGGACACCAAGGACTGGGGAGATGAATATATTTCCAAAGAGCAGCCGGAGAGAGGGAAGGACATGGGCCAAAGCAGATACAGCTCAGCAGACAACATAATATGTGAACCCTCTTTGGCTG CCAAAAGGCAGAACATTgctttggagctgctggaatcAGAAAGGAAGTATGTCATCAACCTCTCCTTAATCCTGAAGATCAAGGCCACGTTGCAAGGGCCAGACGTGAAAAGAAGTACCAAGGAGAGAAG ttttttccccaattcTCTGCGGTTCCTGGTCCAGCAGCATGTTGATTTACTTCACGCTCTACAGGAGCGAGTCCTGAGCTGGCCACGACAAGGGATCCTAGGAGACATCTTCCTGAAGTTAACAAATGATGAG aataattttCTAGACTACTATGTTGCTTACCTGAGGGACCTGCCAGAATGCATCTCCCTGATCCACGTGGTGATCCTGAAGGAG GTAGAAGAAGAAATCAAGTCTGATCTCTACATTCTGTTCTTCCATATAGTCCAACGAATCCCTGAATACCTTATTCATCTACAG AATGTCCTGAAGTTCACGGAGCAAGAGCATCCTGACTATTACCTGCTGCTGGTGTGTGTGCAGCGCCTCCGGGTTTTCATCTCACACTATAGTCTCCTCTTCCAATGCAATGAAGATCTGCTgatacagaagagaaaaaagctgaagaa CACGACGATGGATTTCTCCTCCCTCAGGTCATCCCTGGTGAAGCTGTACAAAGGTCTCACCTCCCAGTGTACAAGCCAGGAGGTTTCTCCAACACCCAGTGCAGCATCAATCCGGGACAGTGGGATCCACACTGAAGAGACAATACAGTCATTCCCACCAGCACCTTCCTCTGGCACAACAACCCC gcatttgATGCCCCAGATGAAGAAACCCCAGCCAACTGTGATGGAGAACATCCAGGCTGTAAAGCCTCCTGActgggaaatggaaagcagaaaacacgAGAGGCCAGAGAACATCCTTGCATCCTCTCAGCTGACAGAGCAGGAACTCAAGGCTTTGACAGCCCCCTTACAATCCATCCCGGAAATGGAGTATGAAGCACCACCAGCTGATGCGGTGGGAAACACCGAGAGAGCCATTAGGAcctctgtggagctgctgcaggatgccAGGAACTTTGCACCAAGCTATGAAGAGTTTGACTACCCTGGGGAGGTTTTCACCATGCCAGGTCCCTATGAAGATGACACCTTTCAAAACCTCGGTCTCTTTGAGAATTGCTCCCCAGCCTCTTCTGAGTCCAGCTTAGATATTTGCTTCCTTAGGCCTGTTAACTTCACCTCAGAACCAGAGAGGACAGACCATGCCTTACAGCCATTGCCTAAGAGCTGCACTCCCGTGAGCAGCAGTACTTACAAGCGTGAGATGTTCCACAGCAAAGGCAAGCAGCTGAGCAGGTCTCTGAAGGAGCTGCCAAGGAGCGCTGAGGGTGTGAGCACCAGACTCTACAGCACAcggagcagcagtgggagccgtctgcagcagaagcaggagaGGAATGTTCAGCCTCACATGATCTCGGCATCATCTCGAAGCTCCCAAAGGAGCTACTTCCCCCCACAGAGAGGAGCGGGTGAAAAACCGAGCTTTTTGGAA GAGCTCCATGCAGAAGACAACACCAGGTTCTGCCAGAAGGATGACAATGAGCAAACATCCTTCAGCGACCACAACCCGCGGCAgcccaaggggggtttccggAGCTCCTTCCGCAAGctcttcaaaaagaaataa